From a single Endozoicomonas euniceicola genomic region:
- the pip gene encoding prolyl aminopeptidase, whose amino-acid sequence MHTLYPAIKPYATHYLKVDKLHELYVEESGSPDGVPVLFIHGGPGAGSSEKSRRFFDPEKYRIIVFDQRGCGHSKPHLELKDNTTAHLVEDIEKIRAFLKVDSWVLFGGSWGSTLALVYAQAHPAKVNGLILRGIFLARQQEQDWLYGPDGVARIFPDHWAHFAEIIPEEERGDMLRAYHRRLMGNNELARMNAAKHWSLWEGRISSLRPNQEMEDEAADPHYAMAIARIEAHYFVNDAFLKPGQIISNMGLIDKIPGIIIHGRYDMVCPLDNAAELASHWTKAELLVIRDAGHAATEASITDALVRASDKFARQFEC is encoded by the coding sequence ATGCATACGCTCTACCCTGCCATCAAACCTTACGCCACCCACTATCTGAAAGTGGATAAGCTTCATGAACTGTATGTCGAGGAGAGTGGAAGTCCGGACGGCGTTCCGGTTCTGTTTATTCATGGTGGTCCCGGGGCAGGGAGTTCAGAGAAGTCCCGACGTTTTTTTGATCCGGAAAAGTACCGCATTATTGTGTTTGACCAACGTGGCTGCGGTCACTCCAAACCGCACCTGGAGCTGAAAGACAACACCACTGCGCATCTGGTTGAGGATATTGAAAAGATTCGCGCTTTCCTCAAAGTGGATAGCTGGGTGCTGTTTGGAGGCTCCTGGGGATCGACTCTGGCACTGGTTTATGCCCAGGCTCATCCGGCAAAGGTCAATGGACTGATCCTGCGTGGTATCTTTCTTGCCCGGCAACAGGAACAGGACTGGCTTTACGGGCCTGATGGTGTCGCCCGAATCTTTCCTGACCACTGGGCGCATTTTGCAGAGATTATTCCTGAAGAAGAACGCGGCGATATGTTGAGGGCGTATCATCGTCGTCTAATGGGGAATAACGAGCTGGCTCGTATGAACGCCGCCAAACACTGGTCTCTCTGGGAGGGCAGAATCAGTTCGCTGCGACCGAACCAGGAGATGGAAGATGAAGCCGCTGACCCACACTACGCTATGGCTATCGCACGCATTGAAGCTCACTACTTTGTGAATGATGCCTTTCTCAAGCCGGGACAGATTATCAGTAACATGGGACTGATTGACAAGATTCCCGGCATTATTATCCATGGTCGTTACGATATGGTTTGCCCGTTGGATAACGCAGCGGAACTGGCCTCTCACTGGACAAAAGCCGAGCTTCTGGTGATTCGGGATGCAGGCCATGCTGCCACTGAAGCTTCTATTACCGATGCCCTGGTGCGTGCCTCGGACAAGTTTGCCCGCCAGTTTGAGTGTTAA
- the dtd gene encoding D-aminoacyl-tRNA deacylase, with the protein MRGLIQRVQFASVKVDGETVGEIGEGLLLFLGVEKDDDQAKADKLLEKVLKYRVFSDEQGKMNLGLKEAEGGLLIVSQFTLVADTRKGLRPSFSSGASPEHGEAMYDYFVSRAKALHADVATGQFAADMKISLLNDGPVTFNLEV; encoded by the coding sequence ATGCGTGGACTCATTCAGAGGGTTCAGTTTGCCAGTGTAAAAGTCGATGGTGAAACGGTCGGTGAGATTGGTGAGGGGCTGTTACTGTTCCTGGGCGTAGAGAAAGACGACGACCAGGCCAAAGCCGACAAACTGCTGGAAAAGGTACTGAAGTATCGTGTGTTTTCGGACGAGCAGGGCAAGATGAACCTGGGACTGAAAGAGGCTGAAGGTGGTTTGCTGATAGTGTCTCAGTTCACTCTGGTGGCAGATACCCGCAAAGGGCTGCGACCCAGCTTTAGTTCGGGAGCCAGCCCTGAGCATGGAGAGGCGATGTACGATTATTTTGTCAGCCGTGCAAAAGCTCTGCATGCCGATGTGGCAACGGGGCAATTTGCTGCCGATATGAAAATTTCCCTTCTGAATGATGGGCCGGTGACGTTTAATCTGGAAGTCTAA
- a CDS encoding aminotransferase class V-fold PLP-dependent enzyme, whose amino-acid sequence MQHDHGLIDTARDQFVCKMDYAQRLAMLKSLASGNDQWRSSCINLVASETRMSPNAQAVLASGLCMRTAGGYIGQDNRFFMASHNIDTLESCLFATLTRLFSCNQVEWRISGGTQACQVVYASLCQPRDTIIAVAEGMGGDSSNSLLSMPGYLGLTVIPVPFEKDGLTIDLAALRKLIRIHRPALVSLGFSVSLFYPPLKEIKKYCRESNALLYYDAAHELGLIAGKQLPNPFDQGADVVSGSTGKSFSGPHGGLILWNDNERVQALKQRAFPGFVGTYQLNRMVALCFAACELDAFGVSFMSAVVANARELARLLAGYGLLVHGRSKGFSETNQLLLYPPAGISSHEMAKKLEAINIICNPVVVPGKNAKALRLSTTEITRQGMSAKEMQLIARLIEALYFNRKPASLLAKQTSQLVAGFQDIKYC is encoded by the coding sequence ATGCAACATGATCATGGCCTGATTGACACTGCCCGCGATCAGTTTGTGTGCAAAATGGATTACGCACAAAGGCTGGCAATGCTGAAAAGTCTGGCTTCGGGAAATGACCAATGGCGTTCATCCTGCATCAACCTTGTTGCTTCAGAAACACGGATGAGCCCTAATGCACAGGCAGTTCTCGCCTCAGGGCTCTGTATGAGAACAGCCGGTGGGTACATTGGGCAAGATAACCGTTTCTTTATGGCCTCCCACAACATTGACACCCTGGAATCCTGCCTGTTTGCGACATTGACCCGCCTGTTCAGCTGTAATCAGGTTGAATGGAGAATTTCAGGGGGGACACAGGCCTGTCAGGTGGTCTATGCCTCCCTGTGCCAGCCCCGGGATACCATCATTGCCGTCGCTGAAGGGATGGGAGGGGACTCCAGCAACTCGTTATTGAGTATGCCGGGCTACCTTGGCCTGACGGTTATTCCCGTACCGTTTGAAAAGGACGGCCTGACCATTGACCTCGCGGCACTCAGGAAACTGATCCGCATTCATCGCCCGGCTCTTGTCAGCCTCGGTTTCTCAGTTTCGCTGTTTTATCCACCCCTTAAGGAAATAAAAAAATACTGTCGCGAATCCAACGCACTGCTTTATTACGACGCCGCCCATGAGCTGGGATTAATTGCCGGGAAACAGCTGCCCAACCCCTTTGACCAGGGGGCCGATGTTGTATCAGGCTCAACCGGTAAGTCATTCTCTGGTCCTCACGGGGGATTAATCCTCTGGAACGACAATGAAAGAGTGCAGGCATTGAAGCAAAGAGCCTTTCCCGGCTTTGTTGGCACTTACCAGCTGAACCGCATGGTAGCCCTGTGCTTCGCCGCCTGTGAACTTGATGCCTTTGGTGTGTCGTTTATGTCCGCTGTCGTTGCCAATGCCAGGGAGCTGGCCAGGTTGTTAGCAGGTTATGGATTATTAGTACATGGTCGTTCAAAAGGGTTTTCTGAAACAAACCAGCTATTGCTGTACCCACCAGCAGGCATCAGTAGTCACGAGATGGCAAAAAAGCTGGAAGCGATTAACATCATCTGTAACCCGGTGGTAGTACCGGGTAAAAATGCTAAAGCCTTACGTCTGAGTACGACAGAAATAACACGACAGGGCATGAGTGCAAAAGAGATGCAGCTTATTGCCCGATTGATAGAAGCTCTTTATTTCAACAGAAAACCGGCGTCGCTTCTTGCCAAACAGACCTCTCAGCTCGTCGCCGGATTTCAGGATATAAAGTATTGTTAG
- a CDS encoding HalD/BesD family halogenase, which produces MNTSSQIQKHLEDNFTKNDIIDLRQEFSRNGLVKVPKLVPEEIKATVHKEILRLLDDHTERRDITLETTDNTPRHLNIVKSDTIKAHSPMLVALRENDHFLNFLGHITEETLHPEVTEDEEFVITRQDRPGDTHGWHWGDYSFALIWIVKMPPVKAGGMLQCIPHTYWNKENARINQYICDNPIRTYSFVAGDIYLLKADTTLHRTVPLTEPATRIMLNMTWASERDYGKLSLQEDDRWWENTQASKAHQNAT; this is translated from the coding sequence ATGAACACTTCTTCACAAATACAGAAGCACCTCGAAGATAACTTTACAAAAAACGACATTATCGATTTAAGGCAGGAATTTTCGCGTAATGGGTTAGTAAAAGTCCCAAAGCTTGTTCCAGAAGAAATTAAAGCCACAGTACATAAAGAGATTCTCCGACTTCTTGATGATCATACGGAACGCCGTGATATAACCCTGGAAACCACGGACAATACCCCCCGCCACCTGAACATCGTCAAAAGCGACACCATCAAAGCCCACAGCCCAATGTTGGTCGCGCTGAGGGAGAACGACCATTTTTTGAATTTCCTGGGACATATCACAGAAGAAACACTGCATCCTGAAGTCACAGAGGATGAAGAGTTTGTCATTACCAGACAGGATCGTCCGGGGGATACCCATGGCTGGCACTGGGGAGATTACTCTTTTGCCCTTATATGGATTGTTAAAATGCCTCCCGTTAAGGCAGGAGGAATGCTGCAGTGTATTCCCCACACTTACTGGAACAAAGAAAACGCCCGGATTAACCAGTATATCTGTGACAACCCAATACGCACGTACTCTTTTGTGGCCGGTGATATTTATCTCCTAAAAGCGGATACAACCTTACACAGGACTGTTCCCTTAACCGAGCCTGCGACCCGCATCATGCTCAACATGACCTGGGCCAGTGAAAGGGATTATGGCAAGCTCTCCCTTCAGGAAGATGATCGCTGGTGGGAAAACACCCAGGCCAGCAAAGCACACCAGAATGCAACATGA
- a CDS encoding LysE family translocator: MSLVIAMLVFAFVMSITPGPANMMIVSSGVSHGFRRTMPFVTGATLGFTALLVTVGLGFFQLLVLYPSLLNYLTIAGSGYVTYMGYKIMRSSCHIKLKPQPCPRFYQGFLITWLNPKAWSASLSGVSLFSGSPEHNRLTLFFMVYFFVCYACFTLWAYVGDRVRALLTSESSIRAFNIIMGGTLILCAVYLVYSHFGAGSSG; the protein is encoded by the coding sequence ATGTCTCTTGTTATTGCAATGCTGGTATTTGCTTTTGTCATGTCCATCACACCCGGGCCAGCCAATATGATGATAGTGTCGTCTGGCGTCAGTCATGGCTTCAGGCGCACCATGCCATTTGTAACCGGTGCAACCCTTGGCTTTACTGCGCTTCTGGTAACCGTTGGTCTTGGTTTTTTTCAGCTTCTGGTATTGTATCCATCCTTGCTGAATTACCTGACCATTGCCGGTTCAGGGTACGTGACGTACATGGGATACAAGATTATGCGTTCATCCTGTCACATCAAGCTTAAGCCACAGCCATGCCCACGGTTTTATCAAGGCTTTTTAATAACATGGCTCAACCCCAAAGCCTGGAGCGCCAGCCTTTCCGGGGTCTCTCTTTTTTCCGGATCGCCGGAACATAACCGGCTGACTCTTTTTTTCATGGTTTATTTTTTTGTCTGCTATGCCTGCTTCACTTTATGGGCTTATGTGGGAGACAGGGTTCGGGCATTGCTGACCAGTGAGTCCAGTATCAGGGCGTTCAACATTATTATGGGGGGAACGTTAATTCTGTGTGCTGTCTATCTTGTTTATTCGCATTTCGGCGCTGGCAGTTCAGGATGA
- the argS gene encoding arginine--tRNA ligase, with protein sequence MNILKLLEDRVIKALNAAGAPEDTPAMVRPSARANFGDYQCNAVMAAARKMGQKPRDLAQTVVDHLDLDGIAEKAEIAGPGFINIYLAPEFLAKGLHTAVSDERIGVEKVEKPQTVIVDYSAPNVAKEMHVGHLRSTIIGDSTARTLEFLGHKVIRQNHLGDWGTQFGMLIAHLEELEQSNQEEAMNMELSDLETFYKAAKKRFDDDEAFAAKARDYVVRLQAGEEHFKKLWKRLVDVTLSHNQEVYERLNVSLTPGDVMGESAYNDSLPVIIKELDSKGLLSKDQGARVVFLDEFKNKDGDPMGVIVEKSGGGFLYSTTDLAAIRHRIHTLNADRVLYYVDARQGQHFEQVYTIARKADFTTEDVQLEHHAFGMMLGKDGKPFKTRAGTTIKLVDLLNEAEERAARLIASKDSDLSEEQKVNVIKAVAMGSVKYADLSKNRTSDYVFDWDNMLAFEGNTAPYMLYAYTRVQSIFRKAGVSESDLRGDIIIGEATERELSLKLARFSETVEQAAREGMPHIVCGYLYELSGAFMSFYEACPVNKEGVSEELKNSRLQLCSLTARTIKQGLDLLGIETVEQM encoded by the coding sequence ATGAATATTCTCAAGCTGCTTGAAGACAGAGTCATCAAGGCGCTGAACGCCGCTGGCGCTCCAGAAGACACGCCTGCCATGGTACGTCCCAGCGCCCGCGCAAACTTTGGCGACTACCAGTGCAATGCGGTAATGGCAGCTGCCAGGAAAATGGGTCAGAAGCCCCGTGACCTGGCCCAGACTGTTGTTGATCATCTGGATCTGGACGGTATCGCAGAAAAAGCTGAAATTGCCGGCCCGGGCTTTATCAATATTTACCTGGCACCAGAGTTTCTGGCTAAGGGTTTACACACTGCCGTGTCTGATGAGCGCATTGGTGTCGAAAAGGTAGAAAAACCACAGACCGTTATTGTGGACTACTCGGCCCCCAACGTTGCCAAAGAGATGCACGTCGGCCACCTGCGTTCGACCATCATCGGTGACTCTACGGCGCGCACCCTGGAGTTCCTGGGTCACAAGGTGATCCGCCAGAACCACCTGGGCGACTGGGGCACCCAGTTTGGTATGCTGATTGCCCACCTGGAAGAACTCGAACAGAGCAACCAGGAAGAAGCCATGAATATGGAACTGTCTGACCTGGAAACCTTCTATAAAGCCGCCAAAAAGCGCTTTGACGATGACGAAGCCTTTGCCGCGAAAGCCCGTGACTACGTGGTTCGCCTGCAGGCGGGTGAAGAACATTTCAAGAAACTGTGGAAACGACTGGTCGACGTTACCCTGTCCCACAATCAGGAAGTCTACGAGCGCCTGAACGTGTCCCTGACTCCGGGTGATGTCATGGGCGAAAGCGCCTACAACGACAGTCTGCCAGTGATCATTAAAGAGCTGGACAGCAAAGGTCTGCTGAGCAAAGACCAGGGAGCCAGAGTCGTATTCCTTGACGAGTTCAAAAACAAGGACGGCGACCCCATGGGCGTGATCGTCGAGAAATCCGGCGGTGGCTTCCTTTACTCCACCACCGATCTCGCGGCTATCCGTCACCGTATTCACACCCTGAACGCTGACCGGGTTCTTTATTATGTGGATGCCCGCCAGGGGCAGCACTTCGAACAGGTTTACACCATTGCCCGCAAGGCCGATTTTACGACAGAAGACGTACAACTGGAGCACCACGCGTTCGGCATGATGCTGGGCAAAGACGGCAAGCCGTTCAAAACCCGTGCCGGCACCACTATTAAACTGGTTGACCTGCTGAACGAAGCCGAAGAGCGTGCTGCCCGCCTGATCGCCAGCAAAGACAGCGATCTGAGTGAAGAACAGAAAGTCAACGTGATTAAAGCCGTTGCCATGGGTTCCGTAAAATACGCTGACCTGTCCAAGAACCGTACCAGTGATTATGTGTTCGACTGGGACAACATGCTGGCCTTCGAGGGCAACACCGCGCCTTACATGCTGTACGCCTATACCCGTGTGCAGAGCATCTTCCGTAAGGCCGGTGTCAGCGAATCTGACCTGCGGGGCGACATCATCATTGGCGAAGCGACCGAGCGTGAACTGTCCCTGAAGCTGGCACGCTTCAGTGAAACTGTTGAGCAGGCAGCCCGTGAAGGCATGCCACACATTGTCTGCGGTTACCTGTACGAGTTGTCCGGAGCCTTCATGAGCTTCTACGAAGCCTGCCCGGTGAACAAGGAAGGGGTTTCTGAAGAACTGAAGAACTCCCGCCTGCAACTGTGTTCCCTGACCGCCAGAACCATTAAGCAGGGTCTGGATCTGCTGGGCATTGAGACTGTCGAGCAAATGTAA
- a CDS encoding SPOR domain-containing protein: MSAQRATSRRGASKGSPRKSSSGKPKVPGWLFLVTGFALGFFAASLIKLTPSAIEVPVPQRPDDNASAKSSEPNPVFDFYTLLPETEVVLPEPEATPVTRPATKPAVQSKPAKTPRKPAKHNRYLLQAGSFRSEKDAERLRATLILAGLTPRISKVSVAGGETWHRVQIGPFDDQGSLDNARRILAEQKIDSLLLKLK; this comes from the coding sequence ATGAGTGCCCAGAGAGCAACCAGCCGACGGGGAGCCAGTAAAGGCAGCCCCCGTAAATCCAGTAGCGGAAAACCCAAAGTGCCGGGATGGTTATTCCTGGTAACCGGTTTTGCACTGGGCTTTTTTGCCGCGTCACTGATCAAGCTGACGCCGTCTGCCATAGAAGTGCCTGTGCCGCAGCGTCCGGATGACAACGCTTCAGCAAAAAGCAGCGAGCCGAATCCGGTGTTTGACTTTTATACGCTGTTGCCGGAAACCGAGGTGGTTCTGCCAGAACCGGAAGCCACTCCGGTTACCCGGCCAGCAACAAAGCCAGCGGTTCAGAGTAAGCCCGCCAAAACGCCCCGAAAGCCAGCAAAGCATAACCGTTACCTGTTGCAGGCGGGTTCGTTTCGCAGTGAAAAAGATGCCGAACGTTTACGGGCTACGCTGATTCTGGCAGGGCTGACGCCCCGTATTTCGAAAGTCAGTGTCGCCGGAGGGGAAACCTGGCACCGGGTGCAGATAGGACCGTTTGACGACCAGGGTAGCCTGGACAATGCCCGGAGAATTTTGGCAGAACAGAAGATCGACAGCCTGCTGCTGAAATTAAAATAA
- the hslV gene encoding ATP-dependent protease subunit HslV, which produces MEQYRGTTILSVRRADSVVVGGDGQVSLGDAVIKGNAHKVRRLYKGKVIAGFAGGTADAFTLFERFEAHLEKHQGRLEKSAVELAKEWRTDRTLNRLEAMLIVADAKASLIITGNGDVMVTEDGILAIGSGGFFAQSAAKALYQNTDMGAREVVEKSLEIAADVCVYTNHNRVIEEISTEEASAEQ; this is translated from the coding sequence TTGGAACAGTATCGTGGCACAACTATTCTGTCTGTCCGTCGAGCTGACAGTGTGGTGGTAGGCGGTGATGGCCAGGTCTCCCTGGGCGATGCCGTTATTAAGGGCAATGCCCACAAAGTACGTCGTCTGTACAAAGGTAAGGTAATTGCCGGTTTTGCTGGTGGTACTGCGGATGCCTTTACCCTGTTTGAACGTTTTGAGGCACACCTGGAAAAGCACCAGGGGCGTCTGGAAAAATCTGCGGTAGAGCTGGCCAAGGAGTGGCGCACCGACCGCACCCTGAATCGTCTGGAAGCCATGCTGATCGTGGCTGACGCGAAAGCGTCCCTGATTATCACCGGTAATGGTGATGTGATGGTGACCGAAGATGGCATTCTGGCTATTGGTTCCGGTGGTTTCTTTGCCCAGTCGGCAGCCAAGGCACTGTACCAGAATACCGATATGGGAGCCCGGGAGGTGGTTGAAAAGAGTCTGGAAATTGCGGCGGACGTGTGTGTTTACACCAACCATAACCGTGTGATTGAGGAAATTTCCACTGAAGAAGCCTCTGCTGAACAATAA
- the hslU gene encoding HslU--HslV peptidase ATPase subunit, with protein sequence MSNMTPREIVHELDKHIIGQNDAKRAVAIALRNRWRRMQLDEALRSEISPKNILMIGPTGVGKTEIARRLAKLANAPFIKVEATKFTEVGYVGRDVESIVRDLMDAAVKMLREQEMEKVKSRAVDAAEERILDALLPPARDFNEESQPKESGTRQVFRKKLREGDLDDKEIEIDVNEAAMGVEIMAPPGMEEMTNQLQGMFSNLNQGKTKTRKLKVKDALKLVQDEEAAKLVNEDELKARAIEAVEQNGIVFIDEIDKVAKRSGGASADVSREGVQRDLLPLIEGCTVSTKYGMIKTDHILFVASGAFHLAKPSDLIPELQGRLPIRVELKALSTQDFNRILTEPDASLTEQYQALMKTENLNIEFDQSCINRIAEVAWAVNESTENIGARRLHTVMERLLEEISYSAADLAAEHAEKPLVIDQAYVNDHLGELVQDEDLSRYIL encoded by the coding sequence ATGTCTAATATGACACCTCGTGAAATTGTTCACGAACTGGACAAGCATATTATTGGTCAGAACGATGCCAAGCGTGCGGTGGCTATTGCCCTGCGTAACCGCTGGCGTCGTATGCAGCTGGATGAAGCGCTGCGTAGTGAAATCTCCCCTAAAAACATTCTGATGATCGGCCCGACCGGTGTCGGTAAGACAGAAATCGCCCGTCGCCTGGCAAAGCTGGCGAATGCGCCGTTCATCAAGGTTGAAGCCACCAAGTTCACCGAAGTGGGCTATGTAGGCCGTGACGTAGAATCCATTGTCCGTGACCTGATGGACGCCGCTGTTAAAATGCTGCGTGAGCAGGAAATGGAGAAAGTGAAAAGCCGTGCCGTGGATGCCGCTGAAGAGCGCATTCTGGATGCCCTGCTGCCACCGGCCCGTGACTTTAACGAAGAGTCTCAGCCTAAGGAGTCCGGTACTCGTCAGGTATTCCGTAAGAAGCTGCGTGAAGGCGATCTGGATGACAAGGAAATCGAGATCGACGTCAACGAAGCGGCTATGGGCGTTGAAATCATGGCACCGCCGGGCATGGAAGAAATGACTAACCAGCTGCAAGGCATGTTCTCCAACCTGAATCAGGGTAAGACAAAGACCCGCAAGCTGAAGGTGAAAGACGCCCTGAAGCTGGTTCAGGATGAAGAAGCCGCCAAGCTGGTGAACGAAGATGAGCTGAAAGCCCGTGCCATTGAAGCGGTAGAGCAGAACGGCATTGTCTTTATCGATGAGATCGACAAAGTGGCCAAGCGTTCCGGTGGCGCTTCTGCGGATGTCTCCCGTGAAGGGGTTCAGCGCGACCTGCTGCCTCTGATTGAAGGCTGTACCGTTTCCACCAAGTACGGCATGATCAAGACTGATCATATTCTGTTCGTTGCTTCCGGTGCTTTCCATCTGGCTAAGCCTTCTGACCTGATTCCGGAGTTGCAGGGTCGTCTGCCAATCCGTGTCGAACTGAAAGCCCTGAGCACTCAGGACTTTAACCGCATTCTGACCGAGCCGGACGCTTCTCTGACCGAGCAGTATCAGGCACTGATGAAGACTGAAAACCTGAATATCGAGTTCGACCAGTCCTGCATCAACCGTATTGCTGAAGTGGCCTGGGCGGTCAACGAAAGCACTGAGAACATCGGGGCTCGTCGTCTGCACACTGTTATGGAACGCCTGCTGGAAGAAATCTCCTACAGTGCTGCGGACCTGGCCGCGGAACACGCTGAAAAGCCGCTGGTGATTGATCAGGCTTATGTCAATGATCACCTGGGTGAGCTGGTTCAGGATGAGGATTTGAGTCGTTATATTCTGTGA
- a CDS encoding GNAT family N-acetyltransferase, producing the protein MEIRKASQNDIDSLLNLNCQIGEFHYQNAPTVFAKPSSEEREFLLKAISDPDRLFLVATLQNKVCGFITATITKNEAVPFLRKEPICRIGTIVIDEQHRSTGLGKALMNKCYDWAVSSGASQIRLEVMEFNSNAQDFYAGLGFKTQSRIMCQAISS; encoded by the coding sequence ATGGAAATAAGAAAAGCCAGTCAAAATGACATTGATTCCTTGCTAAATCTGAATTGTCAAATTGGTGAATTTCATTACCAAAATGCCCCAACTGTTTTTGCGAAACCATCTTCTGAAGAAAGGGAGTTTCTTCTTAAAGCAATCAGTGATCCAGACAGGCTTTTCCTGGTTGCAACACTCCAGAATAAGGTTTGCGGTTTCATTACTGCAACGATAACTAAAAATGAAGCTGTACCATTTTTGCGCAAAGAACCCATTTGCCGTATTGGTACAATCGTCATTGATGAACAACACAGATCAACTGGGTTGGGTAAAGCTCTAATGAATAAGTGTTATGACTGGGCAGTTTCTTCTGGGGCGTCACAGATCAGGCTTGAGGTCATGGAATTCAACTCAAATGCTCAGGACTTTTATGCTGGACTTGGTTTTAAAACACAGTCAAGGATCATGTGCCAGGCGATCAGTAGCTGA
- a CDS encoding type II toxin-antitoxin system HigB family toxin, with translation MHVISRKPFNEAVKKYPNDAAAIDAAYKSLRNGDFHSPGDLKSLFPSLDNFKYKDKWWVIDIGGNNLRLIAFIEFRDSRMYVKHIVTHAEYDKLCKKYAKEAGS, from the coding sequence ATGCACGTTATCTCAAGAAAGCCGTTTAACGAAGCTGTAAAGAAGTACCCAAATGATGCAGCTGCTATTGATGCTGCATATAAGTCGTTGAGGAATGGTGACTTTCACAGCCCAGGCGATCTGAAGTCACTCTTCCCAAGCTTGGATAACTTCAAGTACAAAGATAAATGGTGGGTGATTGATATTGGTGGCAATAACCTTCGACTTATTGCTTTCATTGAGTTCAGAGATAGTCGTATGTATGTGAAGCATATAGTCACTCATGCTGAGTACGATAAACTATGCAAGAAGTACGCAAAGGAGGCAGGCTCATGA
- a CDS encoding helix-turn-helix domain-containing protein, translating into MRFSNLKQKAVDFFSEARFVGRIHNEAEYEQALELMDDLIEDYDKYLPLIEVLSASIEKWEDESEQFSEFNKRIETLDDGVAILRTIMDQYQLKADDLKNELGSKSLVSMILNGSRNLTRDHIQALSQRFKISPSVFFNGA; encoded by the coding sequence ATGAGGTTCTCAAATCTAAAGCAAAAAGCGGTAGACTTCTTCTCTGAAGCTCGTTTTGTCGGGCGTATTCATAATGAGGCTGAATACGAACAGGCGCTGGAGTTAATGGATGATCTCATTGAGGATTACGACAAATATCTCCCACTCATTGAGGTGCTTTCAGCTTCAATCGAAAAATGGGAAGATGAGTCTGAGCAGTTCTCTGAATTCAACAAAAGAATTGAAACGCTTGATGATGGTGTGGCGATCCTTAGAACAATAATGGATCAATATCAGCTAAAGGCTGATGATTTGAAAAATGAATTAGGAAGTAAAAGCCTTGTATCTATGATTCTTAATGGCTCTCGAAACCTCACGAGAGATCATATTCAAGCTCTTTCTCAGCGTTTTAAAATCTCGCCATCTGTGTTCTTCAACGGTGCATAA